Part of the Petrotoga sp. 9PW.55.5.1 genome, TTATAGATGGTGAGAAAGTTACTTTATTTATTTCTAAGATGCCTGCTCCAAAGGTTACTGGAAGACTCATTAAAAAAGAGTATTTAACCGCATCTTCCCGTTTTGTTTTCATCAATAAAGCTCCAAATAGGGTTGTCCCACTTCTGGATATTCCTGGAAATATCGAGATTGCTTGGAAAACTCCTATTATCAAGGCATCAAGGTAAGTAATATTTGATAGACTTTTCTTTCCTTTTAAAAAATCTGATATCAATAGAAAGACAGCTGTAAGAATTAAAAATACACCTACTATAGTAACGGAAGAAAACGCAGCTTCTATTGTTGATTCAAGGGTAAGTCCTAAGATAGCTGCCGGGATGGAAGATATTATTAATTTTAATATTAAAGATAAAGACTCTTTCTCCCATTTAAATAGACCTTTTATTAATCCAACTACTTCGGACCAAACAAATATCAAAACTGCAAAGAATGTAGCTAGATGAAGTAAAGCAAAATATGGGACATCTGGG contains:
- a CDS encoding undecaprenyl-diphosphate phosphatase, with product MTEIILGIVQGLTEFLPVSSSGHLTIFSQFMNIDPDVPYFALLHLATFFAVLIFVWSEVVGLIKGLFKWEKESLSLILKLIISSIPAAILGLTLESTIEAAFSSVTIVGVFLILTAVFLLISDFLKGKKSLSNITYLDALIIGVFQAISIFPGISRSGTTLFGALLMKTKREDAVKYSFLMSLPVTFGAGILEINKVTFSPSIIFGALLAFITGLFGLYLLKKTVIAGKLRYFSYYCFAIGIISIILL